One Sporomusaceae bacterium ACPt DNA window includes the following coding sequences:
- the ybdL_2 gene encoding Methionine aminotransferase, which translates to MKSLSQITETFSESVIREMTRICDEVGGYNLSQGFPDFASPKPIQEAAIWAITSGYNQYPVTFGEPELREAISRKVRTYNNIECDPRTDITVTCGATEAMIATLKALINPGDEIIIFEPFYENYGPDSILSGATPRYVTLYGPDWHYSYEELAAAFNEKTKAIIINTPNNPTGKVFTRKELTEIAELCIKWDTYAVADEIYEHILYDGAEHVSIASLPGMAERTVTINSISKTYSVTGWRVGWAIAAPHITQRIRKVHDFFTVGAPTPFQHAAAKAMTFGPEYYDELKSHYAEYRDFILGALREAGFTCEMPKGAYYVLTDASAIMERLGITDDTAFSRKLIELTGVATVPGSSFYAEKSKGNRQVRFCFCKKWETLRSVAHALTTKLPK; encoded by the coding sequence ATGAAGAGTTTGTCCCAAATTACCGAAACTTTTTCTGAATCAGTCATTCGTGAAATGACCAGAATTTGCGATGAAGTGGGGGGTTACAACCTATCCCAGGGGTTTCCCGACTTTGCAAGTCCTAAACCGATCCAAGAAGCAGCCATATGGGCGATAACTTCAGGCTATAACCAGTACCCGGTTACTTTTGGTGAGCCTGAACTTAGAGAAGCCATCAGCCGCAAAGTGCGTACCTATAACAACATTGAATGTGATCCCAGGACTGATATCACCGTAACCTGCGGCGCTACCGAAGCGATGATTGCCACATTGAAGGCATTGATTAACCCCGGGGACGAAATCATCATTTTTGAACCGTTTTATGAAAACTATGGCCCTGACTCAATTTTGTCAGGGGCTACGCCACGCTATGTGACACTGTACGGACCTGATTGGCATTATTCGTATGAGGAACTGGCAGCGGCTTTTAATGAAAAAACCAAAGCCATCATTATCAATACGCCTAATAACCCCACAGGTAAAGTGTTTACCCGAAAAGAACTCACTGAGATTGCCGAGTTGTGCATTAAATGGGACACCTATGCTGTGGCGGATGAAATATATGAACATATTCTTTATGACGGCGCTGAGCATGTTTCGATTGCTTCGCTGCCCGGCATGGCTGAGCGCACGGTAACGATTAACTCCATTTCCAAGACTTACTCGGTAACCGGGTGGCGGGTAGGCTGGGCCATTGCCGCTCCTCACATCACCCAGCGCATCCGCAAAGTACATGACTTTTTTACGGTAGGTGCACCGACTCCCTTCCAACACGCTGCCGCCAAAGCCATGACCTTTGGCCCCGAGTATTACGATGAACTGAAAAGCCATTATGCCGAGTACCGCGATTTTATTCTGGGGGCTCTCCGTGAAGCCGGGTTTACATGTGAAATGCCCAAAGGCGCATACTATGTGCTGACCGATGCATCGGCGATTATGGAACGTCTTGGCATTACTGATGATACTGCTTTTAGCCGCAAGCTAATTGAACTCACCGGTGTTGCCACAGTACCGGGTTCATCGTTTTATGCTGAAAAGTCTAAAGGCAACCGTCAAGTCCGGTTCTGTTTCTGCAAAAAATGGGAGACATTGCGCAGTGTTGCCCACGCGCTGACCACCAAGCTGCCAAAATGA
- the ssuB_3 gene encoding Aliphatic sulfonates import ATP-binding protein SsuB — protein MTSSVRDKLIIDGVSKVFTGKERQVTALAEASFTVKPSEFVTILGPSGCGKSTILKIVAGLEAPTSGRVLLDGREIAGPGRDRGMVFQTYTLFPWLTVRENIEFGLDVAGKDEAARKEVSDHYIEKIGLKGFENFFPRDLSGGMKQRVAIARALANDPEVLLMDEPFGALDAQTRTVMQELLLDVWDESHKTILFVTHDVDEAVFIGDTIYVMTARPGRIKARIEVTLPDQRTFDLKLSDDFMRIKREVMGLIREEAWKAANTNT, from the coding sequence ATGACAAGTTCGGTGCGAGATAAATTAATCATTGACGGCGTTAGCAAAGTATTTACCGGTAAAGAGCGTCAGGTTACCGCTTTGGCTGAAGCCAGTTTTACCGTCAAACCCAGCGAGTTTGTTACCATTCTGGGACCGTCCGGCTGCGGGAAATCGACCATCTTAAAAATTGTTGCCGGTCTGGAAGCCCCGACATCCGGCCGGGTGCTCCTGGATGGCCGCGAGATAGCCGGACCGGGGCGTGACCGGGGGATGGTTTTTCAGACCTATACGCTGTTTCCCTGGCTGACAGTGCGGGAAAACATTGAATTTGGCCTGGATGTTGCCGGTAAGGATGAAGCCGCCCGTAAAGAAGTGTCAGACCATTATATCGAAAAAATTGGTCTAAAAGGTTTTGAAAATTTTTTCCCCCGCGATTTGTCGGGCGGTATGAAACAACGGGTAGCCATTGCCCGCGCATTGGCCAACGATCCGGAAGTACTGCTTATGGACGAGCCGTTTGGCGCATTGGATGCCCAGACCAGGACAGTCATGCAGGAACTGCTGTTGGATGTATGGGATGAATCACACAAGACAATCCTCTTTGTCACTCATGATGTCGATGAGGCTGTGTTTATCGGTGATACTATTTATGTCATGACTGCCCGGCCCGGTCGGATTAAAGCCAGAATCGAAGTGACACTGCCTGATCAGCGCACCTTTGACTTAAAACTTAGTGACGACTTTATGCGGATTAAACGCGAAGTTATGGGGCTCATCCGGGAAGAGGCCTGGAAGGCCGCCAATACTAATACGTAA
- the sirC gene encoding Precorrin-2 dehydrogenase — translation MELYPINLKLAGRRCAVVGGGAVAERKVRTMLAAGARVHVFSPMLTPGLSRVYKDGRLHWTPRAYQPGDLHNFFIVICATDQAEVNRQAAAEARSAGALVNLADSPELSDFHVPAQITRGDLLITVATGGGSPALARRLKEDIAARYGPEYGEYLALVAKVRADMKNRLATAREREGFWRETIDPDVLNLLKNGKFTEAEERIRHAACCAGSES, via the coding sequence ATGGAATTGTACCCAATCAACCTCAAACTGGCCGGACGGCGCTGCGCGGTGGTCGGCGGCGGGGCGGTGGCTGAGCGTAAAGTACGGACAATGCTGGCAGCCGGAGCCCGGGTGCATGTGTTTAGCCCGATGCTGACACCGGGGCTCAGCAGGGTGTACAAGGATGGACGTTTGCACTGGACACCACGGGCTTATCAGCCAGGTGATTTACATAATTTCTTTATCGTGATATGCGCCACTGATCAAGCCGAGGTCAATCGCCAGGCGGCGGCTGAAGCCAGGTCAGCCGGGGCGCTTGTTAATCTTGCCGATTCGCCCGAATTGTCCGATTTCCATGTGCCGGCCCAAATTACGCGCGGCGATTTGCTTATCACGGTAGCGACCGGCGGTGGCAGCCCGGCCTTGGCCCGAAGACTTAAAGAAGATATTGCCGCACGCTACGGGCCGGAATACGGCGAGTATCTGGCGCTTGTCGCTAAAGTGCGGGCCGACATGAAGAACCGCTTGGCTACTGCCCGAGAGCGGGAAGGCTTTTGGCGGGAAACCATTGACCCTGATGTGCTTAATTTGCTCAAAAACGGCAAATTTACCGAAGCAGAGGAGAGAATACGACATGCAGCTTGTTGTGCTGGGTCTGAATCATAG
- the rcsC_15 gene encoding Sensor histidine kinase RcsC, with the protein MNDDKLFNDFVQEAQNYVADMEACLLALEQKNDQDEVVNRLFRAVHTIKGTAAFFDLLSIVELTHTLENLLDQIRNRELTVTPALVDMLLDVLDVLKQMVNQPELSPNLDISGALTKIRAFLVSPEPIPQEAADVWEMWDQLVSEVPPEPLVSTPAADFSPPVMIPPKGEDSIPPVVPGSGGAQLVKEERRNIKVAEESIRVGVGLLNDLLNIAGELVLSRNQLLKIVEAGGRELPNLELVARNIDFMTTRLQERIMQARMQPVSHIFSKMPRIVRDLGRKTGKEIDLSVVGENVELDKSIMEGLLDPLTHLVRNAIDHGLEPAEERRHLGKPLAGRLVLKAYHEAGRVIIDVSDDGRGIDSEKVVRKAVQQRIIEPDLIGLLDNQQILALLFHPGFSTAEKVSDISGRGVGLDVVKTSVEKLGGKIEIITEPGAGTTFRLVMPLTLAIIATIIVQSAGQLFALPQANLKEFVLVQPGESRTTVEFVREHPALYLRNELLPIVRLSRVVGLEETGRFPDTEYFRQTDRNYSFLVIKSGYRRFALEVDRILDSEEILVKPLPHGLAGCDWYLGATVLGDGRIAMILDTENLRTKAGIISIEEEFSQYRSEALATERAKQMSDGRRLLLFRCSGGETLGLDLGMVARIEEIEPRLIEDIGGYEYINFRGKSLRVIRPEEYLPVKNIDQESHSLYLIIPRWVKQPVTLVAHEIIDVIQTNAVLDTGVIQGTGIIGSLIVEGRIVLLVNIYELLELAVPAARQAETGRTALRRKVQVLLVEDTPFFAKKIKGYLEWAGYEVLLAGNGREALKILDSQPVDIVVSDIEMPVMNGLELVRTIRSEEKLRHLPVVALTSLSRPDQKERGLRAGFDLYEIKLDRNSLLENIAILLRGKSTVL; encoded by the coding sequence GTGAATGACGATAAACTGTTTAATGATTTTGTTCAAGAAGCACAGAATTATGTTGCCGATATGGAAGCTTGCCTGCTGGCCCTCGAGCAGAAAAACGATCAGGACGAAGTAGTTAACCGCTTGTTCCGGGCAGTACATACCATCAAAGGCACAGCCGCTTTTTTCGATTTGCTTAGCATCGTGGAACTGACTCACACCCTGGAAAACCTGCTGGATCAAATACGTAACCGGGAGCTGACGGTTACGCCGGCACTTGTCGATATGCTGCTTGATGTGCTTGACGTGTTAAAACAAATGGTAAATCAGCCGGAATTAAGTCCTAACCTTGATATCAGCGGCGCTCTAACGAAGATTAGGGCTTTTCTTGTTTCACCTGAGCCAATACCGCAGGAGGCTGCTGATGTTTGGGAGATGTGGGACCAGTTAGTGTCTGAAGTACCGCCTGAACCATTAGTCTCTACACCGGCTGCTGATTTTTCCCCGCCGGTTATGATTCCCCCAAAAGGCGAAGACTCGATACCACCGGTTGTGCCCGGTTCCGGGGGCGCGCAGTTGGTTAAAGAAGAACGGCGAAATATAAAAGTAGCAGAAGAAAGCATCCGGGTTGGGGTAGGACTGTTGAATGATCTATTGAATATTGCCGGCGAACTGGTGCTAAGCCGTAACCAGTTGTTGAAAATCGTTGAAGCCGGCGGCCGTGAGCTACCTAATCTGGAGTTGGTTGCCCGTAATATTGACTTTATGACTACGCGGCTGCAGGAACGGATTATGCAAGCCCGCATGCAGCCAGTGTCACACATATTTAGCAAGATGCCGAGAATTGTGCGGGATCTGGGACGGAAAACCGGCAAAGAGATCGATTTGTCGGTCGTAGGGGAAAATGTCGAACTTGATAAATCGATCATGGAGGGCCTGCTTGATCCGCTGACCCATTTAGTGCGTAATGCCATTGACCACGGTCTTGAACCTGCTGAAGAACGGCGGCATTTGGGCAAACCATTGGCTGGACGGTTGGTGCTTAAAGCCTACCATGAAGCAGGCCGCGTAATTATTGATGTGTCTGACGACGGCCGGGGTATTGACAGCGAGAAAGTAGTCCGTAAGGCGGTGCAGCAGCGGATTATTGAGCCTGATCTCATCGGGCTGTTGGACAATCAGCAGATACTGGCATTGTTGTTTCATCCAGGATTTTCCACTGCTGAGAAAGTCAGTGATATTTCCGGGCGGGGCGTTGGTCTTGATGTGGTAAAAACCAGTGTAGAAAAGTTAGGCGGTAAAATTGAGATTATTACCGAGCCGGGGGCAGGGACGACTTTCCGGTTGGTTATGCCGCTGACACTGGCCATTATTGCCACCATAATCGTTCAATCAGCCGGCCAATTATTTGCGTTGCCACAGGCCAATCTCAAGGAATTTGTTTTAGTGCAGCCAGGGGAAAGCCGTACTACCGTAGAGTTTGTCCGGGAACATCCGGCACTTTATTTACGGAACGAACTGCTACCCATCGTCCGGCTGTCACGGGTTGTTGGCTTGGAAGAGACCGGCCGGTTCCCGGATACTGAATACTTCCGTCAGACTGACCGCAACTATTCATTTTTGGTGATAAAAAGCGGTTACCGCCGGTTTGCGTTAGAAGTAGACCGGATTTTAGACAGTGAGGAAATATTGGTAAAGCCGTTGCCTCATGGACTTGCAGGGTGTGACTGGTATTTAGGCGCTACAGTGCTTGGGGATGGGCGGATTGCCATGATTCTGGATACTGAAAACCTGCGGACTAAAGCCGGAATTATTTCAATTGAAGAAGAATTCTCCCAGTATCGCAGTGAGGCCCTGGCAACGGAAAGAGCCAAACAGATGTCAGACGGCCGGCGGTTGCTCTTGTTCCGCTGTTCCGGCGGCGAAACGCTGGGTTTAGACTTGGGGATGGTTGCCAGGATTGAAGAGATTGAGCCCCGGCTTATTGAGGATATTGGCGGATATGAGTATATCAATTTTCGCGGCAAGTCACTCAGAGTAATCAGGCCGGAAGAGTATCTGCCGGTTAAAAATATTGACCAAGAGAGCCATAGTTTGTATCTCATCATTCCCCGTTGGGTCAAACAGCCTGTTACTTTGGTTGCGCATGAAATTATTGATGTAATTCAGACGAACGCTGTTTTGGATACTGGCGTTATTCAGGGGACCGGAATTATCGGTTCGCTCATTGTTGAGGGCCGGATTGTTTTATTAGTTAACATATACGAACTTTTGGAACTTGCCGTACCGGCTGCACGTCAAGCGGAAACAGGCAGAACAGCTCTCCGGCGCAAAGTACAAGTGCTTTTGGTTGAAGATACGCCATTTTTTGCCAAAAAGATAAAAGGCTACCTGGAGTGGGCGGGATATGAGGTGCTGCTTGCCGGGAATGGCCGCGAAGCGCTCAAAATTTTAGATAGTCAGCCGGTAGACATTGTTGTGAGTGACATTGAAATGCCGGTAATGAACGGGCTGGAATTGGTCCGCACCATCCGCAGTGAAGAAAAACTACGGCATTTGCCGGTAGTTGCCCTGACGTCGTTAAGCCGCCCGGACCAAAAGGAACGAGGACTTAGGGCAGGATTTGATTTATATGAAATTAAGCTGGACCGTAATTCGTTACTTGAGAATATAGCCATATTGCTCAGAGGCAAATCTACGGTTTTATGA
- the tagU_2 gene encoding Polyisoprenyl-teichoic acid--peptidoglycan teichoic acid transferase TagU: protein MTSRLEKRFADQRKTRRNRFLLILMCLLLFITVAGATYYWATGGTFQKARRAAADATGLPHKVNILVLGVDERSDDVGRSDTMFVVTVDTSTKQVSLLSIPRDTRVKIPGHGWDKINHAYAEGGHSLSQRAVEDLLGIPMDYYAIINFAAFNKIVDAVGGVTIDVEKRMYYEDPYDNLLIDLKPGVQKLDGRTAIQYVRYRDEEGDIGRIKRQQQFIKAMLKEVTSPFILPRLPGIIREVNSAVKTDMTTAEMLNLAKLLNDAAKAGLKVETVPGKPAYISDISYWLPDITALRNYVALTQGMTVNDKFVSAARTLATQYERSIPQEMKIVDVPKKPAATDKPAAVTDPKAPEKPKPAETPKTSEPKPPEPVSKLKVEIVNASGVPEAGDKMAATLRSQGYTVISIAGMSAANKNTVVIANSSEASAKLTGLPFNYVLQVNKDDSRANLVKVIIGKDYVSE from the coding sequence ATGACATCACGCCTGGAAAAACGGTTTGCTGACCAGCGCAAAACCCGGCGAAATCGGTTTTTACTTATACTAATGTGCCTGCTGTTATTTATTACTGTGGCAGGCGCCACCTATTACTGGGCAACCGGCGGCACATTTCAAAAAGCACGGCGAGCCGCTGCTGATGCAACAGGGTTGCCCCATAAAGTCAACATTCTGGTTCTGGGTGTTGACGAGCGCAGTGATGATGTGGGCCGGTCAGATACTATGTTTGTGGTTACCGTTGATACCTCGACCAAACAGGTATCACTCCTGTCAATACCCCGTGATACCAGGGTGAAAATTCCCGGTCATGGCTGGGATAAAATCAATCATGCTTATGCTGAGGGCGGTCACAGTCTATCACAGCGCGCGGTTGAGGATTTGCTGGGCATTCCTATGGATTATTACGCCATTATAAATTTTGCTGCGTTTAACAAAATTGTCGATGCCGTGGGCGGCGTGACGATTGATGTTGAAAAACGCATGTACTATGAAGACCCGTATGACAATCTGCTGATCGACCTGAAGCCAGGCGTACAAAAACTGGACGGCCGGACAGCCATCCAATATGTGCGTTACCGTGACGAAGAAGGCGATATTGGCCGGATTAAACGCCAGCAACAGTTTATTAAAGCCATGCTTAAAGAAGTTACCAGTCCGTTTATCCTGCCACGGCTACCTGGTATCATCCGGGAGGTTAATTCGGCGGTTAAAACTGATATGACAACCGCCGAGATGCTTAACTTGGCGAAACTGCTCAATGATGCTGCCAAGGCTGGGTTGAAAGTTGAGACTGTTCCCGGAAAACCGGCATATATTTCCGATATCAGCTATTGGCTGCCTGATATAACCGCGCTGAGAAATTATGTGGCTTTGACCCAGGGTATGACGGTCAATGATAAATTTGTCTCAGCGGCGCGTACGCTGGCTACGCAGTATGAGCGGTCTATTCCCCAAGAAATGAAAATTGTTGACGTGCCTAAAAAACCGGCAGCAACAGATAAGCCGGCTGCTGTAACCGATCCTAAAGCCCCCGAAAAACCTAAACCTGCGGAAACTCCTAAGACTTCCGAACCCAAACCGCCGGAGCCTGTAAGCAAGCTTAAGGTTGAGATCGTCAATGCCAGCGGTGTTCCTGAGGCCGGGGACAAAATGGCGGCAACGCTTCGCAGTCAGGGTTATACTGTTATCAGTATCGCCGGCATGAGCGCCGCCAACAAAAATACGGTGGTCATCGCCAATAGTAGTGAAGCAAGCGCTAAATTAACCGGGCTGCCGTTCAACTATGTTTTGCAAGTAAACAAAGACGACAGTAGAGCGAATCTAGTAAAAGTCATTATTGGCAAGGACTATGTCAGTGAATAA
- the mrdA_4 gene encoding Peptidoglycan D,D-transpeptidase MrdA has translation MWDEKSRRIQILAVIVVSVILALILRLVWMQLFQGTQYKKIADQNRIRQIIAQAPRGTMYDKNGAVIVSNRPSFAVSIIPNDYTNPGEATPLLANITGIPAQEIEKLLKDSEDFPYTPVRIKRDVDAATIAKIEERQDYLPGVIIEAIPVRHYVYNQLAAHILGYVGNISEEEYALRKSKGYHPNDLVGKDGLEREWEDVLRGIDGGRQLEVNAVGEEVRPLGDRPAIPGRGLVLTLDANLQKAAEEALAYQVDASRKIGEPAKGGAVVVLDVKNGGVLAMVSNPAFDPNIFASGITSQDWNQLINNPDNPLNNRAIQNAYPPGSVFKIVTASAALEMNVTTPQEIFDDRGVYVLNGWSFYGWETKGLGKLTIVDGLAWSSDPVFYELGRRLGADNLAAYALTFGLGQATGIKLAGEATGIVPSTEWKLATYGEEWYPGETLIAAIGQGYYLVTPLQQAMLVMAVANGGIVYKPMLVDKVVTSEGSLIEKYQPEVLRTIYLRPEVWGTVRNGMIAVTTRGTGATVFKGFPKTVAGKSGSAETGRGTTHSWFACYAPAENPEIAVAALVEDGGEGSMAAAPVVRRVLEAYFGIPSKPLPPGPKAD, from the coding sequence ATGTGGGACGAAAAAAGCCGCCGCATACAAATATTAGCCGTCATTGTGGTTAGTGTCATCTTGGCACTCATCCTGCGACTGGTATGGATGCAACTGTTCCAGGGGACTCAATATAAAAAAATCGCCGACCAGAACCGGATCAGGCAAATTATCGCCCAAGCGCCGCGCGGTACAATGTACGACAAAAACGGTGCGGTAATAGTAAGCAATCGGCCGAGTTTTGCCGTATCCATAATCCCGAATGATTACACCAATCCCGGTGAAGCCACACCACTGTTGGCCAATATTACCGGTATACCGGCTCAGGAAATTGAAAAACTGTTGAAAGACAGTGAGGATTTTCCCTATACACCTGTCCGTATCAAGCGGGATGTTGACGCTGCCACCATAGCCAAAATTGAAGAACGTCAAGATTATCTGCCAGGGGTGATCATTGAAGCCATTCCTGTTCGACATTATGTCTACAATCAGTTGGCTGCGCACATTTTGGGGTATGTCGGCAATATCAGTGAAGAGGAGTATGCCTTGCGTAAAAGTAAAGGCTATCATCCTAACGATCTGGTGGGCAAAGATGGTCTGGAGCGTGAGTGGGAGGATGTCTTGCGTGGTATAGACGGCGGCCGGCAACTTGAAGTCAATGCTGTCGGCGAAGAAGTGCGTCCGTTAGGGGACCGTCCGGCTATTCCCGGCCGGGGCCTTGTCCTGACACTTGACGCCAATTTACAGAAAGCGGCAGAGGAAGCGTTGGCCTACCAAGTTGATGCCAGCCGTAAAATCGGTGAGCCGGCCAAGGGCGGTGCAGTTGTTGTGCTTGATGTCAAAAACGGCGGTGTATTGGCTATGGTTAGCAACCCAGCCTTTGACCCCAATATTTTCGCAAGCGGTATTACCAGCCAGGACTGGAATCAGCTCATTAACAACCCGGACAATCCCTTAAATAACCGCGCCATTCAAAATGCCTATCCGCCCGGATCAGTATTTAAAATTGTCACAGCTTCTGCGGCGCTTGAAATGAATGTAACTACACCGCAAGAAATATTTGACGACCGGGGAGTATATGTTTTAAACGGCTGGAGCTTTTACGGCTGGGAAACTAAAGGTCTGGGCAAATTGACAATCGTTGATGGCCTGGCATGGTCAAGCGATCCGGTGTTTTATGAACTTGGCCGCCGCCTGGGGGCCGACAATCTGGCAGCCTATGCGCTGACTTTCGGCTTGGGGCAGGCAACAGGCATTAAGCTGGCCGGCGAAGCAACAGGCATTGTACCGTCAACTGAATGGAAACTGGCCACCTACGGTGAAGAGTGGTATCCCGGTGAAACGCTGATCGCCGCCATTGGCCAGGGTTACTACCTGGTGACTCCGCTGCAGCAGGCTATGCTGGTTATGGCAGTGGCTAACGGCGGCATCGTTTACAAGCCTATGCTGGTTGATAAAGTGGTGACGTCTGAAGGCAGTCTTATCGAGAAATACCAGCCGGAGGTGTTAAGGACAATTTATCTCCGGCCCGAGGTGTGGGGAACCGTTCGTAATGGTATGATCGCTGTTACTACACGGGGTACGGGGGCGACGGTATTTAAGGGCTTCCCGAAAACGGTGGCCGGTAAGTCAGGCTCGGCCGAAACAGGGCGCGGCACTACTCACTCGTGGTTTGCTTGTTATGCTCCTGCCGAAAACCCGGAGATTGCCGTAGCCGCACTTGTCGAAGATGGGGGCGAAGGCTCAATGGCGGCTGCACCGGTAGTCCGCCGGGTGCTGGAAGCCTATTTTGGTATACCAAGCAAACCATTACCCCCTGGCCCTAAAGCCGATTGA
- the hemA gene encoding Glutamyl-tRNA reductase — MQLVVLGLNHRTAPVEVRECFSFSEEQINAAYKRLHEYDDIRECVILSTCNRTEMYAVVEDADDALTVMQEFLDHMAPGVLAETSYDYLFYFQEEECIRHLFRVSASLDSLVLGEGQILSQVKTAYAIARTAGTTSTVLNTLFNRAIAVGKKVRTHTRIAYNAVSVSYAAVELAKKVLGDLSASNVLVLGAGEMSELTARHLVASGVKTVFVSNRNYDRALALANKFRGVAVPFEDFMKSAVDADIVITSTGAPHYIIRAWDVAHLMPKRQGRPIFFIDIAVPRDIEPEVGAIAGVTLYNIDDLEAVVESNLREREQEAKVAEKLIDEEMAGIVERFRYLSYRPTLARLTDKAERIRRREVKRALAKLPEITADERRILENMSKMIVRKLLRDPIVRLNEAAGTDKEYFYQDAIRKLFKLDITLEMTREDQLREEKDCEAKTCHRYARQ, encoded by the coding sequence ATGCAGCTTGTTGTGCTGGGTCTGAATCATAGAACGGCCCCGGTGGAAGTCCGGGAATGTTTTTCTTTTTCGGAAGAGCAGATTAACGCAGCTTATAAGCGCCTCCACGAATATGACGATATACGGGAATGTGTTATTTTGTCCACCTGTAACCGGACCGAGATGTACGCTGTTGTTGAAGATGCTGATGATGCCCTGACGGTAATGCAGGAGTTTCTCGACCATATGGCACCCGGTGTGCTGGCCGAGACCAGCTATGACTACTTGTTTTATTTTCAGGAAGAAGAATGTATCCGCCACTTGTTTAGAGTAAGTGCCAGCCTTGATTCACTGGTACTGGGCGAAGGGCAGATTCTCAGTCAGGTAAAGACAGCCTATGCCATAGCCCGTACGGCCGGCACGACGAGCACCGTGCTTAACACGTTATTTAACCGTGCCATTGCTGTCGGAAAAAAGGTGCGGACTCACACACGCATTGCCTATAATGCCGTGTCGGTAAGTTATGCGGCTGTTGAACTGGCCAAAAAAGTTTTGGGCGATTTGTCGGCGTCAAACGTGCTCGTGCTGGGGGCCGGCGAGATGAGTGAGCTTACCGCCCGCCACCTGGTAGCCAGCGGTGTTAAAACCGTGTTTGTCTCCAACCGTAACTATGACCGGGCGCTTGCCCTGGCAAACAAGTTCCGGGGTGTGGCTGTGCCGTTTGAAGATTTTATGAAATCGGCGGTTGACGCTGATATCGTCATTACCTCGACCGGCGCGCCTCATTACATTATCCGTGCCTGGGATGTTGCCCATTTAATGCCCAAGCGGCAGGGGCGTCCCATCTTTTTCATTGATATTGCCGTACCGCGTGATATTGAACCTGAAGTCGGAGCTATTGCCGGCGTAACGCTTTATAATATTGACGATTTAGAAGCTGTTGTTGAGTCCAATTTGCGCGAGCGGGAACAAGAGGCCAAAGTAGCCGAGAAGCTGATTGACGAAGAAATGGCCGGTATTGTCGAGCGGTTCCGCTATCTGTCTTACCGGCCGACTTTGGCGCGCCTGACAGACAAAGCTGAGCGCATCCGCCGGCGGGAAGTCAAGCGGGCGCTGGCCAAGCTGCCGGAAATCACTGCTGATGAGCGCCGGATCCTTGAAAATATGTCGAAAATGATTGTGCGAAAATTGCTGCGCGATCCTATTGTCAGGCTGAATGAAGCGGCTGGAACTGACAAAGAGTATTTTTATCAAGATGCCATTCGCAAGCTGTTTAAGCTTGATATTACTCTGGAAATGACGCGGGAAGACCAATTAAGAGAGGAAAAAGATTGTGAAGCAAAAACTTGTCATCGGTACGCGCGGCAGTAA
- the cheB_4 gene encoding Protein-glutamate methylesterase/protein-glutamine glutaminase, with product MAKILIVDDSLIMRRSMAGILQQAGHDVAAEADNGAIACELYLKCKPDLVTMDLAMPDMDGMEAMRRIVAADPGARIIVISAFDDKEKILQAIRSGASHFIIKPVTYDKVVKVIKTVMETDLSLEQRLMMAERLQAGETGPAPAFPVGPALRETPSYVLEDKHGKFIHIIVKSGMDAAQAEHLATDIEDCLFTGHRRFLFDFGSLEHLPADALAQICLSVASIQAEEGQVRAMAESSEFIRLVQNDANAKASGLANVIRLVGGR from the coding sequence ATGGCAAAAATTTTAATTGTTGATGATTCGCTTATTATGCGTCGCAGCATGGCCGGCATTTTGCAACAAGCCGGACATGATGTGGCAGCTGAAGCCGACAATGGCGCCATTGCTTGCGAATTGTATCTTAAGTGTAAGCCGGACTTGGTCACTATGGATTTGGCCATGCCTGATATGGACGGGATGGAAGCAATGCGGCGCATTGTAGCTGCCGATCCAGGGGCAAGGATCATCGTGATCAGCGCTTTTGACGATAAGGAAAAAATACTGCAGGCTATTAGGAGCGGGGCCAGCCATTTTATTATTAAGCCGGTTACCTATGATAAGGTTGTTAAAGTAATAAAGACTGTTATGGAAACAGACCTTTCTCTGGAACAGCGGCTCATGATGGCCGAGCGCTTGCAGGCCGGGGAAACCGGTCCGGCTCCGGCGTTTCCGGTAGGTCCGGCGCTCCGGGAAACGCCCTCATATGTACTTGAAGATAAGCATGGTAAATTCATTCATATTATTGTCAAAAGCGGTATGGATGCGGCGCAGGCCGAGCACTTGGCCACTGATATTGAAGATTGTCTGTTTACCGGACACCGCCGGTTTTTGTTTGACTTTGGCAGCCTTGAGCACTTACCGGCTGACGCTTTGGCTCAGATATGCCTGTCAGTCGCCAGTATTCAGGCTGAAGAAGGTCAAGTGCGGGCTATGGCCGAATCAAGCGAATTTATCCGGCTTGTACAAAATGATGCCAATGCGAAAGCGTCAGGTCTGGCCAATGTCATCCGGCTGGTAGGCGGTCGATGA